One Luteibacter sp. 9135 DNA segment encodes these proteins:
- a CDS encoding Fe2+-dependent dioxygenase, whose translation MLLHIPDVLTTEQVAGMRAAMVDADWTDGRQTVGPQGAKVKRNLQLPDASPLRRQLGEQVVAALTRHPLYHAAALPLRTISPRFNRYEGGGEYGFHIDGAVMSTGHGDEQVRSDISCTLFLAEPDEYDGGELIVSDTYGEHEVKLPAGHAIVYPSSSLHRVTPVTRGARIAAFFWVQSLVRDDGARRLLLELDTSIRELSAAGADQPAILRLTGVYHNLLRRWAET comes from the coding sequence ATGTTGCTGCATATCCCCGATGTACTGACCACCGAGCAGGTCGCGGGAATGCGTGCCGCCATGGTGGATGCCGACTGGACCGACGGTCGGCAGACCGTCGGTCCGCAGGGTGCGAAGGTGAAGCGCAACCTGCAACTGCCCGACGCGTCACCCCTGCGGAGACAGCTGGGTGAACAGGTGGTCGCGGCGCTCACCCGCCATCCGCTCTACCACGCGGCGGCGCTGCCGCTGCGCACGATCTCGCCGCGCTTCAACCGCTACGAAGGCGGCGGCGAATACGGTTTCCATATCGATGGCGCGGTGATGTCCACCGGCCACGGCGACGAACAGGTTCGCAGCGATATCTCATGCACGCTGTTCCTGGCCGAGCCGGACGAGTACGACGGCGGCGAGCTGATCGTCAGCGACACCTACGGCGAGCACGAGGTCAAGCTGCCGGCCGGCCACGCCATCGTCTATCCCTCGTCCAGCCTGCACCGGGTAACGCCGGTGACGCGTGGCGCCCGTATCGCCGCGTTCTTCTGGGTGCAGAGCCTCGTCCGCGACGATGGCGCACGGCGGTTGCTGCTGGAGCTCGATACGTCCATCCGCGAACTGTCGGCGGCGGGCGCGGATCAGCCGGCGATCCTGCGGTTGACGGGCGTCTACCACAACCTCCTGCGGCGCTGGGCCGAGACCTGA
- a CDS encoding catecholate siderophore receptor Fiu, whose product MAFITSRKHAAPAVRTVGAAVLLSLAHGVVAGDAPVDVVPPQQAKVNDAQALPGMQVQADRSSDYRVDKVSSPKFTQSLLDTTQTIQVINRALMQQQGATTLTEALRNSPGVGTFFVGENGSTNTGDSIYMRGFDTSGSIFVDGVRDLGTVSRDVFNIEQVEVTKGPDGTEYGRTAPTGAVNLVTKQPVLGNGVSGSVQGGSGQRRRGTADWNQALGNDAAFRLNVMGQDSQVAGRDRIENNRWGVAPSLAFGLGTPTRVYLDYLHIKQNNVPDGGVPTIGLPGYTSPDRRAFLTGAGKVDEDNYYGTNQDHDHVTQDMFTVIVEHDVNDTVALHNTSRWARTTQDYLLTAFMGTTANLLTPNPADPSTWTLARSLPTFKHQSNRIATNQTNLTATIESGAVTQNISAGIELTNEQARTIGLGPVTGSTLPAANLYKPYSDVGGLRYHETGAVSSGKTNTAAAYLFDTLKFGENWQVNAGVRFDHYKTDFSSLVVCGARNGPACGRLPAGSILPGVDTTKSDNLINYKVGVLYKPAANGSIYINVAQSQEPPGGNTLTLSASGNSADNPNFDPQKARTAEIGTKWDLLDSRLLLTGALYRTTVTNELVQDPTDLLYYQIGKKRVQGIEVSALGKLTEDWAISAGFTTMDATVEKGTNVTQNGSDDLAYTPKKAFTSWTTYHLPFDLTLGGGARYSGELLRGTDGAVGTPQYTKAYWVFDAMASYPINRNIDLQLNVYNLFDKRYVAAINKSGYRYTPGTPRSAMLTANVRF is encoded by the coding sequence ATGGCCTTCATCACCAGCCGCAAGCACGCCGCACCCGCGGTACGCACCGTCGGTGCCGCCGTCCTACTTTCGCTCGCCCATGGCGTCGTCGCCGGCGACGCGCCTGTCGACGTCGTGCCGCCCCAGCAGGCCAAGGTCAACGATGCGCAGGCCCTCCCCGGCATGCAGGTGCAGGCCGATCGCTCCAGCGATTACCGCGTGGACAAGGTGTCATCGCCCAAGTTCACCCAGTCGCTGCTGGACACCACGCAGACCATCCAGGTGATCAACCGCGCGCTGATGCAGCAACAGGGCGCCACCACGCTGACGGAGGCGCTGCGCAACAGCCCGGGCGTGGGCACGTTCTTCGTCGGCGAGAACGGCTCGACCAACACCGGCGACTCGATCTACATGCGCGGGTTCGATACCTCGGGCAGCATCTTCGTCGACGGTGTGCGCGACCTGGGCACCGTGTCGCGCGATGTCTTCAACATCGAGCAGGTGGAAGTCACCAAGGGCCCGGACGGCACGGAGTACGGCCGCACTGCGCCTACCGGTGCGGTCAACCTCGTGACCAAGCAGCCGGTGCTCGGCAACGGCGTGTCCGGCTCGGTGCAGGGCGGCAGCGGCCAGCGCCGCCGCGGCACCGCCGACTGGAACCAGGCCCTTGGCAACGACGCGGCGTTCCGCCTCAATGTCATGGGCCAGGACAGCCAGGTGGCCGGACGCGACCGTATCGAGAACAACCGCTGGGGCGTGGCCCCGTCGCTGGCGTTCGGGCTCGGCACACCGACCCGTGTCTACCTCGACTACCTGCACATCAAACAGAACAACGTGCCCGACGGCGGCGTGCCGACCATCGGCCTGCCGGGTTACACCTCGCCCGATCGCCGTGCGTTCCTCACCGGCGCGGGCAAGGTCGACGAAGACAACTACTACGGCACCAACCAGGACCACGACCATGTCACGCAGGACATGTTCACCGTCATCGTCGAGCACGATGTCAACGACACCGTGGCGCTGCACAACACCTCGCGCTGGGCCCGCACCACGCAGGATTACCTGCTGACCGCGTTCATGGGCACCACCGCCAACCTGCTCACGCCCAACCCGGCCGATCCGTCGACCTGGACGCTGGCACGCAGCCTGCCGACGTTCAAGCACCAGTCCAACCGCATCGCCACCAACCAGACCAACCTCACGGCGACGATCGAATCGGGCGCGGTCACGCAGAACATCAGCGCCGGTATCGAGCTGACCAACGAGCAGGCGCGCACCATCGGCCTCGGTCCCGTTACCGGCAGCACCTTGCCGGCCGCCAATCTGTACAAGCCGTACTCCGATGTGGGTGGCCTGCGTTACCACGAGACCGGCGCGGTATCGAGCGGCAAGACCAACACCGCCGCGGCCTACCTGTTCGACACGTTGAAGTTCGGCGAGAACTGGCAGGTCAACGCCGGTGTGCGCTTCGACCACTACAAGACCGACTTCAGCAGCCTCGTGGTCTGCGGTGCGCGCAATGGCCCCGCGTGCGGTCGCCTGCCGGCCGGCAGCATCCTGCCCGGCGTGGACACCACCAAGAGCGACAACCTGATCAACTACAAGGTGGGCGTGCTGTACAAGCCGGCCGCCAACGGCAGCATCTACATCAACGTGGCCCAGTCGCAGGAGCCGCCGGGCGGCAACACGCTCACGCTGTCCGCATCCGGCAACAGCGCCGACAACCCCAACTTCGACCCGCAGAAGGCACGTACCGCCGAGATCGGCACCAAGTGGGATCTGCTCGACTCGCGGTTGCTGCTGACCGGCGCGCTGTACCGCACCACGGTGACCAACGAACTGGTGCAGGACCCGACCGACCTGCTCTATTACCAGATCGGCAAGAAGCGCGTGCAGGGCATCGAGGTATCGGCCCTGGGCAAGCTGACGGAAGACTGGGCGATCAGCGCCGGCTTCACCACCATGGACGCCACCGTCGAAAAGGGCACCAACGTCACGCAGAACGGCTCGGACGACCTGGCCTATACGCCGAAGAAGGCCTTCACATCCTGGACCACGTATCACCTGCCGTTCGACCTGACCCTTGGCGGCGGCGCGCGCTATTCCGGTGAACTGCTGCGCGGCACGGACGGCGCAGTGGGCACGCCGCAGTACACCAAGGCGTACTGGGTGTTCGACGCGATGGCCAGCTACCCGATCAACCGCAACATCGACCTCCAGCTCAACGTGTACAACCTGTTCGACAAGCGCTACGTGGCGGCGATCAACAAGAGCGGCTACCGCTACACTCCAGGGACGCCGCGCTCGGCGATGCTCACCGCCAACGTCCGTTTCTGA
- a CDS encoding response regulator, whose protein sequence is MNIIVVEDDVRLGAAIKRALEHLAYTVTWLRTGAEGLEALRSESVDLVLLDLGLPEIDGIEVIAEARRLDVRTPIIVMTARDCVQSRVRGLDAGADDYMTKPFHLDELAARIRSLARRARGLADNQLDAGGLSLNLSTLEVTFQERPVELTRREFALLRILMERHGKIVRRDSIESSVYGMDSDVGRNALEVLVHSLRRKLCPEAIRTVRGFGYMVPSDLV, encoded by the coding sequence GTGAATATCATCGTCGTCGAGGATGACGTCCGACTGGGCGCCGCCATCAAGCGTGCACTGGAGCATCTCGCCTACACGGTGACATGGTTGCGTACCGGAGCCGAGGGCCTCGAGGCATTGCGTAGCGAGTCGGTGGATCTGGTGCTGCTCGACCTGGGTCTTCCGGAAATCGACGGCATCGAGGTGATCGCCGAGGCGCGCCGGCTCGATGTCAGGACCCCCATCATCGTCATGACGGCGCGGGACTGCGTCCAGTCGCGCGTGCGTGGCCTGGACGCCGGGGCGGATGATTACATGACCAAGCCCTTCCATCTGGACGAACTCGCCGCGCGTATCCGCTCGCTGGCCCGGCGCGCCCGCGGTCTTGCCGACAATCAACTGGACGCGGGAGGCCTGTCGCTCAACCTCAGCACGCTGGAGGTCACTTTCCAGGAGAGGCCCGTCGAACTGACCCGCCGCGAGTTCGCCCTGCTGCGGATACTGATGGAGCGCCACGGGAAGATCGTTCGCCGCGACTCGATCGAGAGTTCGGTGTACGGCATGGACTCGGACGTGGGCCGGAACGCGCTGGAAGTCCTGGTCCATTCCCTGCGCCGCAAGCTTTGTCCCGAGGCCATCCGCACCGTTCGCGGTTTCGGTTATATGGTGCCCAGTGACCTGGTCTGA
- a CDS encoding glycosyltransferase family 9 protein, whose translation MRPLASFSPATSAEPARTPMHGKAAAWRRHLAAWLARHLIAPSRNLVGAGGLPTSGIQRILVCRPNHRLGNTLLLTPLLVEIERRFPGAEVDLLSAGPAAHAVFRGFDIVGDCTTLDRHAVRRPLATLGALRKLRSRRYDLVIDAAAGSSSGRIASAMAKARYQLRTEAMPTDGGTTHLAARPVQALRWALGVTSDAQVPPLDVRLSDAERQGGREALARVLREVDGRHLPVLAIFPNATGSKRLPADWWGSFMQALLDRLGESCVVELVSADGQSRLGGGYPTYYTSDPRKLAAFIEASGTYISADCGVMHLAAATGATTVGLFGPTDPERYAPYGRDNTAVACDDGCPRQAAARVAMHLLRLRLQARST comes from the coding sequence ATGCGTCCTTTGGCATCGTTTTCCCCCGCCACGTCAGCCGAACCCGCCCGCACGCCGATGCACGGCAAGGCGGCTGCATGGCGCCGTCACCTCGCCGCCTGGCTGGCGCGCCACCTGATCGCCCCGTCCAGGAATCTCGTCGGTGCGGGTGGGCTGCCCACCTCGGGCATCCAGCGCATCCTGGTCTGCCGGCCCAATCACCGGCTGGGCAACACGCTGCTGCTGACGCCGCTGCTGGTCGAGATCGAGCGCCGCTTCCCCGGCGCGGAGGTTGACCTGCTCTCGGCCGGTCCGGCCGCCCATGCGGTGTTTCGCGGGTTCGACATCGTCGGCGACTGCACGACCCTCGATCGTCATGCCGTCCGACGCCCGCTCGCCACGCTGGGTGCGTTGCGCAAACTGCGCTCGCGTCGCTATGACCTGGTGATCGACGCGGCGGCGGGTTCCTCGTCGGGCCGCATCGCCAGCGCCATGGCAAAGGCGCGCTACCAGCTTCGTACAGAAGCCATGCCGACCGACGGCGGCACGACGCATCTTGCCGCACGCCCGGTGCAAGCCCTGCGCTGGGCGCTCGGCGTGACAAGCGACGCCCAGGTGCCGCCCCTCGACGTACGGTTGTCGGACGCCGAGCGGCAAGGCGGTCGCGAGGCCCTGGCTCGCGTATTACGCGAGGTCGACGGACGGCACCTGCCGGTGCTGGCCATCTTTCCCAATGCCACCGGGTCCAAGCGACTTCCCGCCGACTGGTGGGGCAGCTTCATGCAGGCGTTGCTGGATCGCCTCGGCGAGAGCTGCGTGGTCGAACTCGTCTCCGCCGACGGCCAGTCGCGCCTGGGTGGCGGCTATCCCACCTATTACACCAGCGATCCGCGCAAGCTGGCCGCCTTCATCGAGGCGTCGGGCACGTATATCAGCGCGGATTGCGGCGTGATGCACCTCGCCGCGGCAACGGGGGCGACCACCGTCGGGCTGTTCGGCCCGACCGATCCGGAACGCTACGCACCGTATGGTCGCGACAATACCGCCGTGGCCTGCGACGACGGCTGCCCGCGGCAGGCGGCGGCACGTGTGGCTATGCATCTGCTGCGCCTAAGGCTTCAAGCACGAAGCACGTAG
- a CDS encoding class I SAM-dependent methyltransferase has translation MNEATSRRHWRIDDPRSAHGYFLLRAGAYRWIGHVAPATRDEPRHACNVIRPHHLLGSDGVLYEHADAIEVSATHRRRQEAKAFMALVRRDPLAVIHFPIAPMRTWGHEFVCPPAFWARMAERAEDLAAGERHMRALCAATLRTELPDGALVRDPACSTGDFVVAMAHACPRLHFEGSDRAADMIRTARTRHPDGPVTFSLADAALVPPASCDALILRFLNAEVVTRAQADALFDRLVPSVRRGGLVVLFGHTPVLVDVHQGAARHGLRIQRSVAPTGTDGIVPYYVLRA, from the coding sequence ATGAATGAGGCGACGAGCCGGCGGCACTGGCGGATCGACGACCCACGATCCGCGCACGGTTACTTTCTGCTGCGCGCCGGCGCTTATCGCTGGATCGGTCATGTCGCGCCGGCGACGCGTGACGAGCCTCGGCACGCCTGCAACGTGATCCGGCCGCACCATCTGCTGGGCTCGGATGGCGTGCTGTACGAGCATGCGGACGCGATCGAGGTGAGCGCGACCCATCGTCGCCGTCAGGAGGCCAAGGCTTTCATGGCGCTCGTGCGCCGCGATCCGCTCGCCGTGATCCACTTCCCCATCGCGCCGATGCGCACATGGGGCCATGAGTTCGTCTGTCCGCCGGCGTTCTGGGCGCGCATGGCCGAACGCGCCGAGGACCTGGCAGCCGGCGAGCGCCACATGCGTGCGCTGTGTGCCGCCACACTGCGTACGGAGCTGCCCGACGGCGCGCTGGTACGCGATCCGGCCTGTTCCACCGGGGATTTCGTAGTGGCCATGGCGCATGCCTGTCCACGGCTCCACTTCGAGGGATCGGATCGGGCGGCGGACATGATCCGGACCGCGCGTACCCGTCACCCCGATGGGCCGGTCACCTTCTCCCTCGCCGATGCCGCACTCGTACCGCCGGCCTCCTGCGACGCCCTGATCCTCCGCTTTCTCAATGCGGAAGTGGTGACGCGGGCGCAGGCTGACGCCCTGTTCGACCGGCTGGTACCGAGTGTGCGACGCGGAGGGCTTGTCGTCCTGTTCGGCCATACGCCGGTGCTGGTCGACGTCCACCAAGGCGCGGCACGCCATGGTTTACGGATACAGCGCAGCGTCGCGCCTACCGGCACCGACGGCATCGTTCCCTACTACGTGCTTCGTGCTTGA
- a CDS encoding YcaO-like family protein, translating to MANATLPFERDVPLGAARRRIDNELAARGLRWHATEHGSGPFATVVQLSDDAGRPVCRGVGKGDRDSALVGGLFEAFEHFISLHDDCSLTSVVATARDVTRGLGAPIDALLDAQPEARLAVRRFTSFHDGSAQEHPLALFRPTYIDRRMQADTFDYSGLRRYAGNSGTAIGSTFTEAALHALNECIERDDVSHFLRVHFHDADAIAPVRVIDRSTLDPVSTRLWNGTEDMLGYTVTVLDIGTHRAAYSYLAFTQHAAHPVQLYGAGASGCPGHALSRALHELVKLELLARAEESVLHQLERAELRLRPWPRAHRACVADLPALLRKRRTVAVPLPTRLRHTSPRALLTRALHRLAKEGYRPLLHVIHAACRGVVVCQVLVPGFDRYFLVAHGNPIVPGFPAARIAGHE from the coding sequence ACGAACTGGCCGCGCGAGGGCTGCGCTGGCACGCGACGGAACATGGGTCCGGCCCCTTTGCGACCGTCGTTCAGTTGAGCGACGACGCCGGTCGCCCGGTGTGTCGTGGCGTCGGCAAGGGCGACCGCGACAGCGCGCTGGTCGGCGGGCTCTTCGAGGCCTTCGAGCATTTCATCTCCCTGCACGATGACTGCTCGCTCACGTCGGTGGTCGCGACCGCCCGCGACGTCACGCGGGGCCTCGGTGCGCCCATTGATGCGCTGCTGGATGCACAGCCGGAGGCACGGCTCGCCGTCCGCCGATTTACCAGCTTCCACGACGGGAGCGCACAGGAGCATCCCCTCGCCTTGTTTCGTCCCACGTATATCGACCGGCGCATGCAGGCCGACACCTTCGACTATTCAGGCCTGCGCCGCTATGCCGGCAACAGCGGAACGGCCATCGGTTCGACCTTCACGGAGGCCGCGCTGCATGCGCTCAACGAGTGCATCGAGCGCGACGACGTCTCCCACTTCCTTCGCGTGCATTTCCATGACGCCGATGCCATTGCACCGGTGCGCGTGATCGATCGCAGTACGCTGGACCCCGTGTCCACCCGACTGTGGAACGGCACGGAAGACATGCTGGGCTATACCGTCACCGTACTGGACATCGGTACGCATCGCGCCGCTTACAGCTACCTCGCCTTCACGCAGCATGCCGCCCATCCGGTGCAGCTCTACGGCGCGGGCGCATCCGGCTGCCCTGGGCACGCCCTGTCGCGCGCCCTGCACGAACTGGTAAAACTCGAGCTGCTCGCCCGCGCCGAGGAAAGCGTTCTTCATCAGCTCGAGCGCGCCGAGCTTCGGTTGCGTCCGTGGCCGCGTGCCCATCGCGCCTGCGTGGCCGACCTGCCTGCACTGCTACGCAAGCGACGCACGGTCGCCGTGCCCTTGCCCACTCGCCTTCGACACACCTCGCCGCGCGCCTTGCTCACGCGTGCGTTACATCGTCTGGCGAAAGAAGGCTATCGCCCCTTGCTGCACGTGATCCACGCGGCCTGCCGGGGTGTCGTGGTCTGCCAGGTGCTCGTGCCGGGTTTCGATCGCTATTTCCTGGTCGCCCACGGCAACCCCATCGTTCCGGGTTTTCCGGCCGCGCGGATCGCCGGCCATGAATGA